CTCGTCGGTGGTCAGCCACGGGGCGTCCCGCGAGATGAGCAGCGAGAGGTCCTTGGTCATCTGGCCGCCCTCGACGGTGTCGACGATGACCTGCTCCAGGGTGTTGGCGAACTCGGTGACCGCCGGCGTGTTGTCCAGCTTGCCCCGGTGGGCCAGGCCCCGGGTCCAGGCGTAGATCGACGCGATCGGGTTGGTCGAGGTCTTCTCGCCCTTCTGCCACTGCCGGTAGTGCCGGGTGACCGTGCCGTGCGCGGCCTCGGCCTCGACGGTGCGGCCGTCCGGGGAGAGCAGGACCGAGGTCATCAGACCCAGCGAGCCGAAGCCCTGCGCGACGGTGTCGGACTGCACGTCACCGTCGTAGTTCTTGCAGGCCCAGACGTAGCCGCCCTCCCACTTGAGCGCGGCGGCGACCATGTCGTCGATGAGCCGGTGCTCGTAGGTGATGCCAGCGGCCGCGAACTCGGCCTTGAACTCGTTCTCGAACACCTCGGCGAAGATGTCCTTGAACCGGCCGTCGTACGCCTTGAGGATGGTGTTCTTGGTGGACAGGTAGACCGGGTAGTTGCGGTCCAGGCCGTACCGGAACGAGGCCCGGGCGAAGTCCCGGATCGACTCGTCGTAGTTGTACATGCCCATGGCGATGCCGCCGCCGGGGAAGTTGGCGACCTCCATCTCCATCGGCGCGCCGCCGTCGGCCGGGGTGTAGGTGATGGTCACCGTGCCCGGGCCGGGGACAACGAAGTCGGTGGCCTTGTACTGGTCACCGTGGGCGTGCCGGCCGATGATGATCGGCTTGGTCCAGCCGGGGACCAGCCGCGGCACGTTGGACATGATGATCGGCTCGCGGAAGACGACACCGCCGAGGATGTTGCGGATGGTGCCGTTGGGCGACCGCCACATCTTCTTCAGGCCGAACTCCTCCACCCGGGCCTCGTCCGGGGTGATGGTCGCGCACTTGACGCCGACGCCGTGCTCCTTGATGGCGTTGGCGGCGTCAACGGTGACCTGGTCGTCGGTCTCGTCGCGGTGCTGGATCGACAGGTCGTAGTAGTGCAGGTCGACGTCGAGGTAGGGCAGGATCAGCTGCTCCCGGATCTGCTTCCAGATGATCCGGGTCATCTCGTCGCCGTCGAGCTCCACGACCGGGTTGTTTACCTTGATCTTCGCCATCGGCCGGCGCTCCTCTCGGGGGACACGTGCTCAAGCAGTACGAGCGTACTGGAAACGAGCCGGCGGCCCCCAGCCGGCCTCGACCGGCCGGCGGAAACCGGGCTGCACGGCGCAGAGATTGCCTGGCATCATCGCCCGATGCCACTGAGCCGCACCCTCGGGTCTATCACGGTCACCGCCCTCACCGACGGGGAGGGTGCCTTCTTCCAGCCTCGGACGGAGGCGTTTCCGCACGCCACGGCGGCGCACTGGCAGGAGGCCGACCGGCGCGACCCCGGCTCGGTGACCGCCGACGGGCAGTGGTGGCTGCAGTTCCGCAGCTTCGCGATCCGCGCCGGCGACGGGCCGGTAACCCTGGTGGACGCCGGGATCGGCCCGGCCGACGCGCCCGCCGCGAGCTGGGCGCCGGTGCCCGGCCGACTGCCCGCCGAACTCGCCGCCGCCGGCATCGACCCGGCTGACGTCGACACGGTCGTGCTCACCCACCTGCACACCGACCACATCGGCTGGGCGGTCACCGGCACGCCGGCTCGGCCGTACTTCCCGAACGCCAGCTACCTGCTGCAGCGCGCCGAACTGGACGCGGTGGCGACACTGAATTCGGGGCTGCCGGCCGGCCTGATCGCGCCGTTGCGCGCCACCGGTCAGCTCCGGGTGGTCGACGGCGAGACCAAGCTCACCCCTGCGGTACGCCTGCTACCCACCCCCGGGCACACCCCCGGCCACCAGTCCGTGCTGCTGGAGACGTCCGGGGAACGCCTGCTGGTCACCGGCGACCTGCTGGTGCACGCCGTGCAACTGGTCGACCCCGACCTGGCGTACGCCCACGAGGAGGACCCGGACGCCGCCCGCGTCTCCCGCACCACCCTCCTGCGCACCCTCTCCCCCACCCTCCTGGCCACCCCCCACCTAGGCACCCCCTTCACCCCCGCCTAACCCCACCCCACCCCCACCCTTCGCCGTGTTGATCAAGAGGTTTGCGTCAGGAATCGCGTTCCCGGTGACGCAAACGTCCTGATCAACACGGGTGGAGATCTCGGGGGGAGTACGGGGAAGGGCCCGTCGGCGGGTGCCGGCGGGCCCTTCGGGTGTCTGGTGGGGTCACATGCTGGCGACGTCGCCCTGCTTGGCGCGGACGGCCTCGGCGGCAGCCAGGAGGCTGGCGCGCTCGTCGGCGTCCAGGTCGGTCTCGACCACCCGGCGGACGCCCTCGCGGCCGATCTCGGCCTCGACGCCCAGGTAGACACCGGCGATGCCGTACTCGCCGTCGACCCACGCGCAGACCGGCATGACGTCGCCGGAGTCCTCGGCGACGGCCTTGGCCATCCGGGCCGCGGCGGCGGACGGGGCGTAGTACGCCGACCCGGTCTTGAGCAGCGCGACCACCTCGGCGCCACCGTTGCGGGTCTTGACGACCAGCTCCTCGATCTGCGCCGCCGGCATCGCGTCACGCAGCGGCTTGCCGTTGACCGTGCTCTTCGAGGGCACCGGCACCATGGTGTCGCCGTGCGAGCCCAGGGTGAGCGTCTTCACCGACGCGACCGGCGCGTTCAGCGCCTCGGCGACGAAGTTGGTGAACCGGGCGCTGTCCAGCATCCCGGCCTGGCCGAGCACCCGGTTCTTCGGGAACTGGGTGGCCAGCTGGGCCAGCGCGGTCATCTCGTCCAGCGGGTTGGAGACCACGATCACGACGGCGTTCGGGGCGTACTTGGCCACGTTCTCGGACACCTGCCGCACGATCTTGGCGTTGGTCTCCAGCAGGTCCATCCGGCTCATGCCCGGCTTGCGCGGCAGGCCAGCGGTGATCACGACGACGTCGGAGCCCTCGATGGCCTCGTAACCCTCGCCGTTCGGGCCGGTGGTCACGCCCACCACCTTGGTCTCGAAGCCCTCGATGGCCCGCGACTGGTTGAGGTCGAGCGCGAGACCCGCGGGCTTGCCCTCCACGATGTCGGTGATCACGACGGTGTCGAAGACGTCGTACTCGGCCAGGCGCTGTGCGGTGGTGGAGCCGTAGAAGCCAGCCCCGACGACAGTGACCTTCTTACCCATGGTCGTCCCACTCCCTGATACCAGTCGGTTTTCCGGACCGTATCAGTCATCGTGGCACCGATCGGGCCAGGGGCGGCGGCCATCGCCGGGATGGGGTGAACGTCACGGCCGCCCGATTCACCAGGCCGACCTGCCGCGCGACCGCCCGAGGGCCCGGGCGGCGTGCGGGGCGGTCAGCCGCGCTCGGCCCGCTCGACGACGTTGCTGAGCAACATGGCCCGGGTCATCGGGCCGACGCCGCCGGGCATCGGGACCAGCGCGCCGGCCGTCTCGGCCACCTCCGGGTCCACGTCGCCGGTGTAGCGGCCCTTACCGTCCGAGCCGATCACCCGGGTGATTCCGACGTCGACGACCACCGCGCCAGGGCTGATCATGTCGGCGGTGAGCAGGCCCGGTACGCCGGCCGCGACGATGACGATGTCGGCGGCCCGGGTGTGCGAGGCGAGGTCGAGCGTGCCGGTGTGGCACAGGGTCACGGTGGCGTTCTCGCTGCGCCGGGTGAGCAGCAGGCCGA
The nucleotide sequence above comes from Micromonospora sp. NBC_00389. Encoded proteins:
- a CDS encoding NADP-dependent isocitrate dehydrogenase yields the protein MAKIKVNNPVVELDGDEMTRIIWKQIREQLILPYLDVDLHYYDLSIQHRDETDDQVTVDAANAIKEHGVGVKCATITPDEARVEEFGLKKMWRSPNGTIRNILGGVVFREPIIMSNVPRLVPGWTKPIIIGRHAHGDQYKATDFVVPGPGTVTITYTPADGGAPMEMEVANFPGGGIAMGMYNYDESIRDFARASFRYGLDRNYPVYLSTKNTILKAYDGRFKDIFAEVFENEFKAEFAAAGITYEHRLIDDMVAAALKWEGGYVWACKNYDGDVQSDTVAQGFGSLGLMTSVLLSPDGRTVEAEAAHGTVTRHYRQWQKGEKTSTNPIASIYAWTRGLAHRGKLDNTPAVTEFANTLEQVIVDTVEGGQMTKDLSLLISRDAPWLTTDEFMNALDENLARKLA
- a CDS encoding MBL fold metallo-hydrolase translates to MPLSRTLGSITVTALTDGEGAFFQPRTEAFPHATAAHWQEADRRDPGSVTADGQWWLQFRSFAIRAGDGPVTLVDAGIGPADAPAASWAPVPGRLPAELAAAGIDPADVDTVVLTHLHTDHIGWAVTGTPARPYFPNASYLLQRAELDAVATLNSGLPAGLIAPLRATGQLRVVDGETKLTPAVRLLPTPGHTPGHQSVLLETSGERLLVTGDLLVHAVQLVDPDLAYAHEEDPDAARVSRTTLLRTLSPTLLATPHLGTPFTPA
- a CDS encoding malate dehydrogenase — protein: MGKKVTVVGAGFYGSTTAQRLAEYDVFDTVVITDIVEGKPAGLALDLNQSRAIEGFETKVVGVTTGPNGEGYEAIEGSDVVVITAGLPRKPGMSRMDLLETNAKIVRQVSENVAKYAPNAVVIVVSNPLDEMTALAQLATQFPKNRVLGQAGMLDSARFTNFVAEALNAPVASVKTLTLGSHGDTMVPVPSKSTVNGKPLRDAMPAAQIEELVVKTRNGGAEVVALLKTGSAYYAPSAAAARMAKAVAEDSGDVMPVCAWVDGEYGIAGVYLGVEAEIGREGVRRVVETDLDADERASLLAAAEAVRAKQGDVASM